A region of Malaciobacter marinus DNA encodes the following proteins:
- a CDS encoding GGDEF domain-containing protein, giving the protein MRKKFTFQFLLIGIILAVIVTTLSLYNLRNTNLKSSIQHAQIIAKVVKSGLTSHMINGNMNQVDTFINSVAGMKNIEELWLIRSELVKKQFGKEELRNPKDAIDKEAIKTGQLKYQINETFTKTSIRVTVPYISTIENGIDCNKCHNVQYGETLGAVSLKMDISDIKQIGLEITYLIPFLILLTIFLIIILARKNSEHYILVLDKLAKSIKLAIAGRFKEIPHESSKTNEVDALIDDYNKLMSTFRDTSLDIEKRLQKFIGQKANSSHINPLEKSKDIIKNLSNLYQFKKEIELDNSKSEIYDRLAQVFKNQFSIKNFAFFEIDYTKEKMSIIKIVGNALYCKDNITEDPELCRCARTKNDVVSVDYHASCPYFKKDDKFHYCLNVEISQNRYLIINFVCDTKIQLEELKDKISFVKSYINEATPSIEVKILMNALQESAFEDGLTGLYNRRFLDEHSKKLIPQTKRENLNIGVLLLDMDHFKAVNDEYGHDIGDKVLKELARILNETVRESDLIIRYGGEEFIVLLVGVNSEEDALNVAKKIAKKVRENEIDVYAGNKLKKTVSIGLSMFPQDSNSLEGVIKNADIALYEAKNSGRDKVVKFHESQITSVDLF; this is encoded by the coding sequence ATGAGAAAAAAATTTACTTTTCAATTTTTATTAATAGGTATAATTTTAGCAGTTATAGTTACAACACTAAGTCTTTATAACTTAAGAAATACTAACTTAAAATCTTCTATTCAACATGCACAAATTATAGCAAAAGTTGTAAAAAGTGGTCTTACTTCTCATATGATAAATGGTAATATGAATCAAGTTGATACTTTTATTAATTCTGTTGCTGGAATGAAAAATATAGAAGAACTTTGGTTAATAAGAAGTGAACTAGTAAAAAAGCAATTTGGAAAAGAAGAACTTAGAAATCCAAAAGATGCCATAGATAAAGAGGCTATAAAAACAGGTCAACTTAAATATCAAATAAATGAAACTTTCACTAAAACAAGTATAAGAGTTACGGTTCCATATATTTCAACTATTGAAAATGGAATTGACTGTAATAAGTGCCACAATGTACAATATGGTGAAACATTAGGTGCTGTTTCACTGAAAATGGATATAAGTGATATAAAGCAAATTGGTCTTGAAATTACATACTTAATACCTTTTCTTATACTACTTACAATCTTTTTAATAATAATACTTGCAAGAAAAAATAGTGAACACTATATTTTAGTATTAGATAAGCTTGCAAAAAGTATAAAATTAGCAATTGCTGGAAGATTTAAAGAGATACCTCATGAATCTTCAAAAACTAATGAAGTTGATGCTTTAATTGATGATTATAATAAATTAATGTCAACATTTAGAGATACATCTTTGGATATTGAAAAAAGACTTCAAAAGTTTATTGGTCAAAAAGCTAACTCTTCACATATTAATCCACTTGAGAAATCAAAAGATATTATTAAAAACCTTTCAAATTTATATCAGTTTAAAAAAGAGATAGAGCTTGATAATAGTAAAAGTGAAATATATGACAGACTTGCTCAAGTATTTAAAAATCAATTTTCTATTAAAAACTTTGCTTTTTTTGAAATCGATTATACAAAAGAAAAAATGAGCATTATTAAAATAGTTGGAAATGCTTTATATTGTAAAGACAATATAACTGAAGATCCAGAACTATGTAGATGTGCTAGAACAAAAAATGATGTTGTTTCTGTTGATTATCATGCAAGCTGTCCTTATTTTAAAAAAGATGATAAATTTCATTATTGTTTAAATGTTGAAATAAGTCAAAATAGATATCTAATCATAAATTTTGTTTGTGATACAAAAATTCAATTAGAAGAATTAAAAGATAAAATCTCTTTTGTCAAAAGTTATATAAATGAAGCTACTCCTTCAATAGAAGTTAAAATTCTAATGAATGCTTTACAAGAATCAGCTTTTGAAGATGGATTAACTGGACTTTATAATAGAAGATTTTTAGATGAACATAGTAAAAAACTTATTCCTCAAACAAAAAGAGAAAATTTAAATATAGGTGTACTTTTACTTGATATGGATCACTTTAAAGCTGTAAATGATGAGTATGGACATGATATTGGAGATAAAGTATTAAAAGAGTTAGCTAGAATACTAAATGAAACAGTAAGAGAATCTGATTTGATTATTAGATATGGTGGTGAAGAGTTTATTGTACTTTTAGTTGGTGTAAATAGTGAAGAAGATGCTTTAAATGTTGCAAAAAAAATAGCTAAAAAAGTAAGAGAAAATGAGATTGATGTTTATGCTGGTAATAAACTCAAAAAAACAGTTAGTATTGGTCTTTCTATGTTCCCTCAAGATTCAAACTCGCTTGAAGGAGTAATTAAAAATGCTGATATTGCACTTTATGAAGCAAAAAATAGTGGTAGAGATAAAGTGGTAAAATTTCATGAAAGTCAAATTACAAGTGTAGATTTATTTTAG
- a CDS encoding DJ-1/PfpI family protein: MSKKILVLAGDFVEDYELMVPFQCLLMLGHKVDVICPDKKAGEQIKTAIHDFEGDQTYTEKPGHNFTLNATFDEIDENDYDALVVPGGRAPEYIRLNQRVLEIVKNFNSKNKPIASICHGIQVLAAANIVEGRTCSCYPACAPDVNLNGGTWKDIGFEEAIVDANLVTAAAWPAHPQWLAKFNELLK; encoded by the coding sequence ATGTCAAAGAAAATTTTAGTTTTAGCAGGTGATTTTGTTGAAGATTATGAGTTAATGGTACCATTTCAATGTTTACTTATGTTAGGGCATAAAGTTGATGTTATTTGTCCAGATAAAAAAGCAGGCGAACAAATTAAAACTGCAATTCATGATTTTGAGGGAGATCAAACTTATACTGAAAAACCAGGTCATAACTTTACACTAAATGCAACATTTGATGAAATAGATGAAAATGATTATGATGCTTTAGTAGTTCCAGGTGGAAGAGCTCCTGAGTATATTAGACTAAATCAAAGAGTTTTAGAAATAGTAAAAAATTTCAATTCAAAAAACAAACCAATTGCATCAATTTGCCATGGTATTCAAGTCTTAGCTGCTGCAAATATAGTTGAGGGAAGAACTTGTTCTTGCTATCCAGCTTGCGCACCAGATGTAAACTTAAATGGCGGAACATGGAAAGATATAGGTTTTGAAGAAGCAATTGTAGATGCAAACTTAGTAACAGCTGCTGCTTGGCCTGCTCATCCACAATGGTTAGCTAAATTTAATGAATTATTAAAATAG
- a CDS encoding YitT family protein, with the protein MNRFCIKDEIKNYVFILLGSITLSLGIVWFFIPNGIITGGTAGLALLLHYISSYSVGFWMVAVNLPLLLLGIKYLGKSFAIRTVITIILISTFVDVSFEILHIKALVEDVILASIFGGVLIGIGLAFVIKGNSSAGGSTIIARVISSKSEIKPGQIIFIIDFFIILSSLFIFDETAKVLWSIISIYITAIAVDKILTGNLNKKVVHLVTNEVEQMSSLIKEHIGPYGTVINGTGLYNENKKMILIVIEVTKLQLLRDLVKKNDPEAFLIISEANEMLGRGH; encoded by the coding sequence ATGAATAGATTTTGTATAAAAGATGAAATTAAAAATTATGTATTTATTTTATTGGGTTCTATAACTTTATCTTTAGGTATAGTTTGGTTTTTTATTCCAAATGGAATTATTACAGGTGGAACGGCTGGATTAGCTCTTCTTTTGCATTATATTAGCTCATATAGTGTTGGTTTTTGGATGGTTGCTGTAAATCTTCCTTTATTACTTTTAGGCATAAAGTACTTAGGGAAATCTTTTGCAATTAGAACAGTAATCACAATCATACTTATTTCAACTTTTGTTGATGTCTCTTTTGAAATTTTACATATAAAAGCACTAGTTGAAGATGTAATACTTGCTTCAATTTTTGGTGGAGTTTTAATTGGAATAGGTCTTGCTTTTGTAATTAAAGGAAACTCTTCAGCTGGAGGTTCTACAATTATTGCAAGAGTTATCTCTTCTAAAAGTGAAATAAAGCCAGGTCAAATTATTTTTATTATTGACTTTTTCATTATTTTGTCTTCTTTATTTATATTTGATGAAACGGCAAAGGTTTTATGGAGTATTATAAGTATTTATATTACAGCAATTGCTGTGGATAAAATATTAACAGGTAATTTAAATAAAAAAGTTGTTCATTTAGTAACTAATGAAGTTGAACAAATGAGCAGTTTAATAAAAGAACATATAGGTCCTTATGGAACAGTAATTAATGGTACAGGGCTTTATAATGAAAATAAAAAAATGATTTTAATAGTAATAGAAGTAACAAAACTACAATTATTACGAGATTTGGTTAAAAAAAATGACCCTGAAGCATTTTTAATAATCAGTGAAGCAAATGAGATGCTAGGAAGAGGGCACTAA
- a CDS encoding endonuclease/exonuclease/phosphatase family protein, which translates to MNIKVGTFNLFQYAKPPYSWYVKKDKFEIKQWEEKNSFIKKQLKQMNCDIVAFQEVFSYEALEELTKQLGFKYFKVVDTAKTDKKNDKVFISTTVALASKYEINKLSTIEVKEEVLEKLNIKQPFYFSRLPIKANICINNTDVLIYVFHLKSNRLNEYEYKFNEDDTINLKVKKSIYAMNNLNATSLKQRLAEAYHLALDISNSLKHQKKVVALGDLNDRQNSLVIDILTNKALLDIDLFSKDYDIKNKKEYFLYDSYGKALKKTKIKEATSYYKAVGNILDYIFVSKNIDVLEYMLFNNHLLKNKDGSLLQSDHAQVVATLKL; encoded by the coding sequence ATGAATATAAAAGTAGGAACATTTAATCTTTTTCAATATGCAAAACCACCCTATTCTTGGTATGTAAAAAAAGACAAATTTGAAATAAAACAGTGGGAAGAAAAAAATAGTTTTATAAAAAAGCAGTTAAAACAAATGAATTGTGATATTGTAGCTTTTCAAGAAGTTTTTTCATATGAAGCTTTAGAAGAGTTAACAAAGCAATTAGGTTTTAAATACTTTAAAGTAGTTGATACTGCAAAAACTGATAAAAAAAATGATAAAGTTTTTATCTCAACAACAGTTGCTCTTGCATCAAAATATGAAATAAATAAACTTAGTACTATTGAAGTAAAAGAAGAAGTTTTAGAAAAACTTAATATAAAACAGCCTTTTTATTTTTCAAGATTGCCAATAAAAGCAAATATTTGTATAAATAATACTGATGTATTAATATATGTATTTCATTTAAAATCTAATAGATTAAATGAGTATGAATATAAGTTCAATGAAGATGATACAATAAATTTAAAAGTAAAAAAATCAATATATGCTATGAATAATCTTAATGCAACATCATTAAAGCAAAGATTAGCAGAAGCTTATCATCTTGCACTTGATATTTCAAATAGTTTAAAACATCAAAAAAAAGTAGTTGCATTAGGTGATTTAAATGATAGGCAAAACTCTTTAGTTATTGATATACTTACAAATAAAGCTCTTTTAGATATTGATTTATTTTCTAAAGATTATGATATTAAAAATAAGAAAGAGTACTTTTTATATGACTCATATGGAAAAGCTTTGAAAAAAACAAAAATCAAAGAAGCTACATCTTATTATAAAGCTGTTGGAAATATACTTGATTATATATTTGTTTCAAAAAATATTGATGTTTTAGAATATATGCTTTTTAATAATCACTTATTAAAAAATAAAGATGGCTCACTTTTACAATCAGACCATGCTCAAGTAGTAGCAACCTTAAAGCTTTAA
- a CDS encoding S24 family peptidase, with protein MDILTLDYVDVFDENKSKKLSFSKELLDENINESSLFVLRVDGKSMQPVINHKALVVADLSQKDIKNEKIYIVYYNNKMWIKKALIKENKTAFVSINKDYSHLVYDFEDVHVVAKVLLTFTKL; from the coding sequence ATGGATATTTTGACTTTAGATTATGTAGATGTTTTTGATGAGAACAAAAGTAAAAAACTTTCATTTTCAAAAGAGTTATTAGATGAAAATATAAATGAAAGTTCACTTTTTGTTTTAAGAGTTGATGGAAAATCAATGCAACCTGTAATTAATCATAAAGCTTTAGTTGTTGCTGATTTATCTCAAAAAGATATAAAAAATGAAAAAATATATATTGTCTATTACAATAATAAAATGTGGATAAAAAAAGCACTTATAAAAGAAAACAAAACAGCTTTTGTATCAATAAATAAAGATTATAGCCATTTAGTATATGATTTTGAAGATGTACATGTAGTAGCAAAAGTTTTATTGACTTTTACTAAACTTTGA
- a CDS encoding EAL domain-containing protein, with protein MFSNIKIKVYFQPIISIKDKKIFAFEALVRGFDKKNNLITPDILLEKAKKDKVIEEFDNYIRQKAIRKFKNYYDEDENLLLFLNFESSVIEKSEKYNFNLDFVKEVERLNINKKNIVLEIKEDTISNIKALNTFCKKHKDLGFIIAIDDFGTGYSSFDRLAIIQPDIVKIDRSLISNIENNYINSSILKSIVDISNKIGALTLAEGVETKEEILTCMKNHIEIYQGFYFEKAIDEIKKETKESLLNKINIIGLEYKDAVKKHMKTKQAILRRMKHLTKDVVKTISFEQNFHLEKLELVLKENNNIEAIYLIDYNLGNQINDTLINNIQNRFYKASKHNDDHNLKEYYYITKESKTKEFLSQKYISKATGSMCRTYSKTIKINQNRFILCFDILTD; from the coding sequence ATGTTTTCAAATATAAAAATTAAAGTTTATTTCCAACCAATAATTTCAATAAAAGATAAAAAAATATTCGCATTTGAAGCTTTAGTTAGAGGCTTTGATAAAAAGAATAATCTCATAACTCCAGATATTTTATTAGAAAAAGCAAAAAAAGATAAAGTTATTGAAGAGTTTGATAATTATATTAGACAAAAGGCTATTAGAAAATTTAAAAATTATTATGATGAAGATGAGAACTTATTACTTTTTTTAAACTTTGAGTCATCGGTAATAGAAAAATCAGAAAAATACAATTTCAACTTAGATTTTGTTAAAGAAGTTGAAAGACTTAATATAAATAAAAAAAATATTGTTTTAGAAATAAAAGAAGATACTATTTCTAATATAAAAGCTTTAAATACATTTTGTAAAAAACATAAAGATTTGGGTTTTATTATTGCAATTGATGATTTTGGAACTGGATATTCTAGTTTTGATAGATTAGCAATTATTCAACCTGATATTGTAAAAATAGATAGAAGTTTGATATCAAATATTGAAAATAACTATATAAATAGTTCCATTTTAAAATCTATTGTTGATATTTCTAATAAGATTGGGGCTTTGACACTTGCTGAGGGAGTGGAAACAAAAGAAGAGATATTAACTTGTATGAAAAATCATATAGAAATATACCAAGGTTTTTACTTTGAAAAAGCTATAGATGAAATAAAAAAAGAGACAAAAGAGTCTTTACTTAATAAAATCAATATCATAGGATTAGAGTACAAAGATGCTGTAAAAAAACATATGAAAACAAAACAAGCTATTTTAAGAAGAATGAAACACTTAACAAAAGATGTAGTTAAAACAATCTCATTTGAACAAAATTTTCACCTTGAAAAGTTAGAACTTGTCTTAAAAGAAAATAATAATATTGAAGCAATATATTTAATTGATTACAACTTAGGAAACCAAATAAATGATACCTTAATTAATAATATACAAAATCGTTTTTATAAAGCTTCAAAACACAATGATGACCATAATTTAAAAGAGTATTATTATATTACTAAAGAGTCCAAAACAAAAGAGTTCTTAAGTCAAAAATATATTTCAAAAGCAACAGGAAGTATGTGTAGAACTTATTCAAAAACCATTAAAATAAATCAAAACAGATTTATTTTATGTTTTGATATTCTTACAGATTAA
- a CDS encoding disulfide oxidoreductase: MNSKIGSTIVFLCFVTALIATLGSLFFSEVMQFIPCSMCWYQRIFMYPLVIIFLIALLYPDDKLFKYSIGLVLVGLAIAIYHNLLMFGIISESAVPCVQGVPCSTEYINWFGFITIPFLSLIAYSTILILLYLGKRGLFKDEK; encoded by the coding sequence GTGAATAGTAAAATTGGTTCTACCATTGTTTTTTTATGTTTTGTAACAGCTTTAATTGCTACTTTAGGAAGTCTTTTTTTTAGTGAAGTTATGCAATTTATCCCTTGTTCTATGTGTTGGTATCAAAGAATATTTATGTATCCTTTGGTGATAATATTTTTGATTGCATTATTGTATCCAGATGACAAACTATTTAAATACTCAATTGGATTAGTATTAGTTGGATTAGCAATCGCTATTTATCATAATCTTTTAATGTTTGGTATAATTTCTGAAAGTGCTGTACCTTGTGTTCAAGGCGTACCTTGTAGTACAGAGTATATTAATTGGTTTGGCTTTATCACAATTCCATTTTTATCTTTAATTGCGTATAGTACTATATTGATTTTATTATATTTAGGGAAAAGAGGTTTATTTAAAGATGAAAAATAA
- a CDS encoding DsbA family protein: MKNKKLVFFTLVIIVAAFVAAITVYKINTKNSLAAYKDTNNAPFVRENSYSFGENKANVVIVEYMDPQCPPCKVFNSVVNDILKQYYKDVKFVVRYLANHDNSAYVIKILEASRAQNKYKQTLDVVFKYQEQWADPLNPRPELIWQYLSKTDLDMEKFKKDFLSIDISDMLEQDYEDATTLGVQGTPTFFVNGKELETLSYKAFFDLVEKEIFE; encoded by the coding sequence ATGAAAAATAAAAAATTAGTATTTTTTACATTGGTTATTATTGTAGCTGCTTTTGTTGCTGCTATTACGGTTTATAAAATAAATACGAAAAATAGTTTAGCTGCTTACAAAGATACTAACAACGCTCCATTTGTAAGAGAAAACTCATATAGTTTTGGAGAGAATAAAGCCAATGTTGTTATTGTTGAGTATATGGATCCACAATGTCCTCCTTGCAAAGTATTTAACAGTGTTGTAAATGATATTTTAAAACAATACTATAAAGATGTAAAGTTTGTAGTAAGATATTTGGCAAATCATGATAACTCTGCTTATGTAATAAAGATTTTAGAAGCTTCAAGAGCTCAAAATAAATATAAACAAACATTAGATGTAGTATTTAAATATCAAGAACAATGGGCTGATCCTTTAAACCCAAGACCAGAATTGATTTGGCAATATCTTTCAAAAACAGACCTTGATATGGAAAAATTTAAAAAAGATTTTTTATCTATTGATATAAGTGATATGTTAGAACAAGATTATGAAGATGCTACTACTTTAGGAGTACAAGGAACACCAACTTTTTTTGTAAATGGAAAAGAGCTTGAAACATTAAGTTATAAAGCTTTTTTTGATTTAGTAGAAAAAGAAATTTTTGAATAA
- a CDS encoding TlpA family protein disulfide reductase, whose protein sequence is MKKLYLFTLVIFAIIFTGCGSEDDAQAVVIKDSKSFKELKKQGNKTYTLETTTGETIKLTVENDKLTSEDLKNKVVLINFWATWCPPCKEEIPMFNRVYEKYKDNFVIIGVLYEKNKDMKALADFMREFNMKFPVTINEQENFRMAKNFDDVKRVPESFLYGKDGKFLEKFVGLVDEQSLINHIENSLK, encoded by the coding sequence ATGAAAAAATTATATTTATTTACTTTAGTTATATTTGCTATTATTTTTACAGGTTGTGGAAGTGAAGATGACGCACAAGCTGTTGTAATTAAAGACTCAAAAAGTTTTAAAGAGTTGAAAAAACAAGGTAATAAAACTTATACTTTAGAAACAACAACAGGTGAAACAATTAAGTTAACTGTAGAAAATGATAAATTAACATCAGAAGATTTGAAAAATAAAGTTGTATTAATTAATTTTTGGGCTACATGGTGTCCACCTTGTAAAGAAGAGATTCCTATGTTTAATAGAGTGTATGAAAAATATAAAGATAACTTTGTAATCATAGGTGTATTATATGAAAAAAATAAAGACATGAAAGCTCTTGCTGATTTTATGAGAGAATTTAATATGAAGTTTCCTGTTACAATAAATGAACAAGAAAACTTTAGAATGGCAAAAAACTTTGATGATGTAAAAAGAGTTCCTGAATCATTTTTATATGGAAAAGATGGGAAGTTTTTAGAAAAATTTGTAGGTTTAGTAGATGAGCAAAGTCTAATAAATCACATAGAAAATAGTTTAAAATAG
- a CDS encoding AraC family transcriptional regulator: MKKETLQKRVKIANNIMYYIYTHIDTHIDIEELSYDFQVSKFHMQRIFKEAFGKNIYESIKSIRLQKAANLLLTNKYSTISNIANLCGYSSQSSFIKAFKQRFEMTPKQWKNNGYKEYSTKILQQSKSALNSSADFSKITPTIVKMPNLDSFYIRNKGYNKNVKNTWQKLQTLILNNNLKNYKQIALLHDNPTITPLNECQYIACIVPEKKSDVNSHRLPKFKISEGVYAKFDLEGVHGDMLKFIHWVYHDWLINSEYETTTKPSYAVYNKNNFLSEDNRFDMSFYVSIKF; encoded by the coding sequence ATGAAAAAAGAGACATTACAAAAAAGAGTAAAAATAGCTAATAATATAATGTACTATATATACACTCATATTGACACCCATATTGATATTGAAGAGTTAAGTTATGATTTTCAAGTTAGTAAGTTTCATATGCAAAGAATATTTAAAGAGGCTTTTGGAAAAAATATTTATGAAAGTATCAAATCAATTAGACTTCAAAAAGCTGCAAACTTACTTTTGACAAATAAATACTCTACAATTTCAAATATTGCAAATTTATGTGGATACAGTTCTCAGTCTTCATTTATAAAAGCTTTTAAACAAAGATTTGAAATGACACCCAAACAGTGGAAGAACAATGGATATAAAGAGTATTCAACAAAAATATTACAACAATCAAAAAGTGCTTTAAATTCAAGCGCAGACTTTTCAAAAATAACACCTACAATAGTTAAAATGCCAAACTTAGATAGTTTTTATATTAGAAATAAAGGCTATAATAAAAACGTAAAAAATACTTGGCAAAAACTACAAACACTAATTTTAAATAATAACTTGAAAAACTACAAACAAATAGCACTTCTTCATGATAATCCAACAATTACACCACTTAATGAGTGTCAATATATTGCATGTATCGTACCTGAGAAAAAAAGTGATGTAAATAGTCATAGATTACCAAAATTTAAAATCTCAGAGGGAGTATATGCAAAATTTGATTTAGAGGGTGTTCATGGAGATATGTTAAAGTTTATTCACTGGGTATACCATGATTGGCTTATTAATAGTGAGTATGAAACTACTACAAAACCATCTTATGCAGTTTATAATAAAAATAATTTCTTAAGTGAAGATAATAGATTTGATATGAGTTTTTATGTATCAATAAAGTTTTAA
- a CDS encoding acetyl-CoA carboxylase biotin carboxylase subunit, protein MKKISKVLIANRGEIALRIIRACKELDITSVAIFSEVDVEGVWVRKADECYPIMKDPINAYLDFNIIISIAKKANCDAIHPGYGFLSENAQFAKACEENGIIFVGPKPEHIALFGDKMASKVAMKKVGVPVLEGTNEPIDDVEKAENISKDIGFPVIIKAAFGGGGRGMRIVKNQKDFKQMFESATNEAIKYFGKGEVFIEKFVENPRHIEVQIIADKYGNVLHLGERDCSIQRRHQKVIEVAPSPRLNNNVRKKLYDIATNAMFELSYENVGTVEFLLDDKDNIYFIEMNTRVQVEHPVTEITSGVDIIQRMIEIAEGDKLQMSQEEIKFRGYAIEFRINAENPQKNFMPSVGTITKYLTPGGPGVRLDTSIYSGYKVPANYDSMIGKLIVWSLDWQGAVKKAKRALDEFYIEGFPTNIPLHREIVRDGDFKAGNFNTSYLDEKLETFTLQTQEHIKQEEQKVAKIISFIAKIKEKNIKVKH, encoded by the coding sequence GTGAAAAAGATTTCAAAAGTTTTAATAGCAAATAGAGGAGAAATTGCCTTAAGAATAATTAGAGCATGTAAAGAGTTAGATATTACAAGTGTTGCTATTTTTTCAGAGGTTGATGTTGAGGGAGTTTGGGTTAGGAAAGCTGATGAGTGTTATCCTATTATGAAAGATCCAATAAATGCTTATTTAGATTTTAATATAATTATATCAATTGCAAAAAAGGCAAATTGTGATGCAATTCACCCTGGATATGGATTTTTAAGTGAGAATGCGCAGTTTGCAAAAGCATGTGAAGAAAATGGAATAATTTTTGTAGGTCCAAAGCCTGAGCATATTGCTTTGTTTGGTGATAAAATGGCTTCTAAAGTTGCTATGAAAAAAGTTGGAGTTCCTGTACTTGAGGGAACAAATGAACCAATTGACGATGTAGAAAAAGCTGAAAATATTTCTAAAGATATTGGCTTTCCTGTGATTATTAAAGCTGCATTTGGTGGCGGTGGAAGAGGTATGAGAATTGTCAAAAATCAAAAAGATTTTAAACAAATGTTTGAAAGTGCTACAAATGAAGCAATAAAATATTTTGGTAAAGGTGAAGTATTTATTGAAAAATTTGTAGAGAATCCAAGACACATAGAAGTGCAAATTATTGCTGATAAATATGGAAATGTATTACATTTGGGTGAAAGAGATTGTTCAATTCAAAGAAGACATCAAAAAGTAATTGAAGTAGCTCCTTCTCCTAGATTAAATAATAATGTGAGAAAAAAACTTTATGATATTGCTACAAATGCAATGTTTGAGCTAAGTTATGAAAATGTAGGAACTGTTGAGTTTTTACTTGATGATAAAGATAATATATATTTTATAGAAATGAATACAAGAGTACAAGTTGAACATCCTGTAACTGAAATAACTTCAGGTGTTGATATTATTCAAAGAATGATAGAAATAGCAGAGGGTGATAAACTTCAAATGTCTCAAGAAGAGATAAAATTTAGAGGATATGCTATTGAGTTTAGAATAAATGCTGAAAATCCTCAAAAAAACTTTATGCCCTCAGTTGGTACTATCACAAAATATTTAACTCCTGGTGGACCTGGTGTTAGACTTGATACTTCAATTTATTCAGGATATAAAGTTCCAGCAAATTATGATTCAATGATTGGAAAACTTATAGTTTGGTCATTAGATTGGCAAGGTGCAGTAAAAAAAGCAAAAAGAGCATTGGATGAGTTTTATATTGAGGGTTTTCCTACAAATATACCATTACATAGAGAAATAGTAAGAGATGGTGATTTTAAAGCTGGAAATTTTAATACTAGTTATTTAGATGAAAAACTTGAAACATTTACTTTACAAACACAAGAACATATAAAACAAGAAGAACAAAAAGTAGCAAAAATCATCTCTTTTATAGCAAAAATTAAAGAGAAAAATATTAAAGTTAAACATTAG
- a CDS encoding carbonic anhydrase, with product MGLEQLIQGNLTFKNSMFKDYKDDFNTLVEKGQSPEVLFIGCSDSRVVPDLIMDSKPGDMFILRNVGNFVPPFEADFDFHGSSAAIEFAVSVLNVKHIIVCGHSHCGACKALYSEIEEDDIGLVHVKKWLELGKKARNYVLNNYLDLSAEEIYTKTEKSSVVYQLRNLLTYPEIKRKVEEKTLEIHGWYYKIEDGSIMYYDTKDEKFKQLRDSLK from the coding sequence ATGGGTTTAGAACAATTAATTCAAGGAAATTTAACTTTTAAAAATTCAATGTTTAAAGATTATAAAGATGACTTTAATACATTGGTAGAAAAAGGGCAAAGTCCTGAAGTGTTATTTATTGGTTGTAGTGATAGTAGAGTTGTTCCAGATTTGATTATGGATTCAAAGCCTGGGGATATGTTTATTCTTAGAAATGTAGGTAACTTTGTACCACCTTTTGAGGCTGATTTTGATTTTCATGGTAGTTCTGCTGCTATTGAGTTTGCTGTAAGTGTTTTGAATGTAAAACATATTATAGTTTGTGGACATTCACATTGTGGTGCTTGCAAAGCTTTATATAGTGAAATTGAAGAAGATGATATTGGACTTGTTCATGTTAAAAAATGGTTAGAATTAGGTAAAAAAGCAAGAAATTATGTACTTAATAACTATTTGGATTTATCTGCTGAAGAGATTTATACAAAAACTGAAAAAAGTTCAGTAGTTTATCAACTAAGAAACTTATTAACTTATCCAGAAATTAAAAGAAAAGTTGAGGAAAAAACACTTGAAATTCATGGGTGGTATTATAAAATTGAAGATGGTTCAATTATGTATTATGATACAAAAGATGAAAAGTTTAAGCAATTAAGAGACTCTTTAAAATAA